A stretch of the Agromyces larvae genome encodes the following:
- a CDS encoding heavy metal translocating P-type ATPase: MTDTASRPVELVVGGMTCASCAARIEKRLNRMPGVEASVNFATEKATVRLPDGTAPADAIAVIEATGYTAELPAPPEPAPGAEPTAERSRRRAHGASLDLRLRVSLALAIPVAALSMIPPLQFAGWQWVALVLATPVATWGAWPFHRAAWLNLRHGSATMDTLISLGVIAAYGWSVVALVFGGAGMPGMTMEFRLLAEPGSVGDELYLEVAAAVTVFMLAGRVFESRAKRRSTEAISALLELGAREASVLRDGVEVRVPVGALVVGDRFVVRPGEQVATDGRVVEGASAIDASLVTGESAPVEVGVGDEVVGATLNAGGRLVVEATRVGADTELATMARLVEEAQSGKAEVQRLADRVSAVFVPVVLALAAVALIGWLVAGAGAAVAFSAAVATLVIACPCALGLATPMALLVGTGRGARLGILIRGAHVLESTRRIDTVVLDKTGTVTSGRMSLTDVVPVAGLSRDEVLRFAAAAEAGSEHPIGRAIAAGDAALGHRDPAHLTGSRDGSDSVGRSSTGETTDFSSEPGGGVQAVVDGRLVLVGRPGWLADAWAIGLPDGLALARDELESRGRTVVAVAWDGALRGILAVADEPKPTSASAVAALRDLGLEPVLLTGDRDAVARTVAAEVGITDVRADVRPAGKAEAVRALQADGRVVAMVGDGVNDAAALATADLGIAMGGGTDAAIAASDLTLVRDDLAAVGDALRLSRRTLATIKQNLFWAFAYNAAAIPVAMLGMLSPLLAGAAMAASSAFVVANSLRLARFR; encoded by the coding sequence ATGACCGACACCGCGAGCCGGCCCGTCGAACTCGTCGTCGGCGGCATGACCTGCGCGTCGTGCGCCGCGCGCATCGAGAAGCGGCTCAACCGCATGCCCGGCGTCGAGGCATCCGTGAACTTCGCGACCGAGAAGGCGACCGTGCGCCTGCCCGACGGCACCGCGCCCGCCGATGCGATCGCCGTGATCGAGGCGACCGGGTACACGGCCGAGCTTCCGGCGCCGCCCGAGCCCGCTCCCGGCGCCGAGCCGACCGCCGAGCGATCGCGCCGGCGCGCGCACGGAGCATCCCTCGACCTCCGCCTCCGGGTCTCGCTCGCGCTCGCGATCCCGGTCGCCGCGCTGTCGATGATCCCGCCGCTGCAGTTCGCGGGCTGGCAGTGGGTCGCGCTCGTGCTCGCCACGCCCGTGGCGACGTGGGGTGCGTGGCCGTTCCACCGCGCCGCATGGCTGAACCTGCGGCACGGCTCCGCCACGATGGACACCCTCATCAGCCTCGGCGTGATCGCCGCGTACGGCTGGTCGGTCGTCGCGCTCGTCTTCGGCGGCGCGGGCATGCCGGGTATGACGATGGAGTTCCGCCTGCTCGCCGAGCCCGGCAGCGTCGGCGACGAGCTCTACCTCGAGGTCGCCGCGGCGGTCACCGTGTTCATGCTCGCGGGCCGGGTGTTCGAGTCGCGCGCGAAGCGCCGGTCGACCGAGGCGATCTCCGCCCTCCTCGAACTCGGCGCGCGCGAGGCGAGCGTGCTGCGCGACGGCGTCGAGGTGCGCGTGCCCGTCGGCGCGCTCGTCGTCGGCGACCGGTTCGTGGTGCGCCCCGGCGAGCAGGTCGCCACCGACGGCCGGGTCGTCGAGGGCGCCTCGGCGATCGACGCGAGCCTGGTCACCGGCGAGTCCGCGCCCGTCGAGGTCGGCGTCGGCGACGAGGTCGTCGGCGCGACCCTGAACGCCGGCGGCCGGCTCGTCGTCGAGGCGACGCGGGTCGGCGCCGACACCGAGCTGGCGACCATGGCGCGGCTCGTCGAGGAGGCGCAGTCGGGCAAGGCCGAGGTGCAGCGGCTGGCCGACCGGGTGTCGGCCGTGTTCGTTCCGGTCGTGCTCGCGCTCGCAGCGGTCGCGCTGATCGGATGGCTCGTGGCCGGCGCCGGGGCGGCCGTCGCGTTCAGCGCGGCGGTCGCGACGCTCGTCATCGCGTGCCCGTGCGCGCTCGGCCTCGCGACGCCCATGGCGCTGCTCGTCGGCACGGGGCGCGGGGCGCGACTCGGCATCCTCATCCGCGGTGCGCACGTGCTCGAGTCGACGCGGCGCATCGACACGGTCGTGCTCGACAAGACGGGCACGGTGACGAGCGGCCGGATGTCGCTGACCGACGTCGTACCGGTCGCCGGGCTGTCCCGTGATGAGGTGCTGCGGTTCGCCGCGGCCGCCGAGGCCGGGTCGGAGCATCCGATCGGCCGCGCGATCGCCGCAGGCGACGCGGCGCTCGGCCATCGCGACCCAGCGCACCTCACGGGGTCCCGAGACGGGTCCGACTCCGTCGGGCGCTCCTCGACCGGCGAGACCACTGACTTCTCGTCCGAACCCGGCGGCGGTGTGCAGGCCGTCGTCGACGGGCGGCTCGTGCTGGTCGGGCGGCCCGGGTGGCTCGCCGACGCCTGGGCGATCGGCCTGCCCGACGGGCTCGCACTCGCCCGCGACGAGCTCGAGTCCCGCGGGCGCACGGTCGTCGCCGTCGCGTGGGACGGCGCGCTCCGCGGCATCCTCGCGGTCGCCGACGAACCCAAGCCGACGAGCGCGTCCGCCGTGGCCGCGCTGCGCGACCTCGGGCTCGAGCCCGTGCTGCTCACCGGCGACCGCGACGCGGTCGCCCGCACGGTGGCGGCCGAGGTCGGCATCACCGACGTGCGCGCCGACGTGCGGCCGGCAGGCAAGGCCGAGGCGGTGCGTGCGCTGCAGGCCGACGGGCGGGTCGTCGCGATGGTCGGCGACGGCGTGAACGACGCGGCCGCGCTCGCGACCGCCGATCTCGGCATCGCGATGGGCGGCGGCACCGACGCGGCCATCGCGGCGAGCGACCTCACGCTCGTGCGCGACGACCTCGCGGCCGTCGGCGATGCGCTCCGGCTGTCGCGGCGCACGCTCGCGACCATCAAGCAGAACCTGTTCTGGGCGTTCGCGTACAACGCGGCGGCGATCCCCGTGGCGATGCTCGGCATGCTGAGCCCGCTGCTGGCGGGCGCCGCGATGGCGGCCTCGTCGGCGTTCGTGGTGGCGAACAGCCTGCGGCTGGCCCGGTTCCGGTAA
- a CDS encoding SOS response-associated peptidase, whose product MCGRFVVSQKVTDLTDVFDAEDDFPDWQPSFSIAPTEVVPIVRERADRETGEFTRRVEPAVWNFRPSFMKEAKRPQFNSRIETVATNGLWKGAFAQGRCIVPMRGYYEWTGEPGSKRAHYLHGPGELLAAAGISTARRLDDGSWQVSTSIITREAKDASGEIHDRMPVYLPLDEVDHYLDPVKLDPGAMQAMVGWLLDVSDRVATTITEYEVDPRVNNSRRVDPGDPTLIEPIDTAEPLDAAESQTKG is encoded by the coding sequence ATGTGCGGCAGGTTCGTCGTCTCGCAGAAGGTCACCGACCTCACCGACGTGTTCGACGCCGAAGACGACTTCCCCGACTGGCAGCCGAGCTTCAGCATCGCGCCGACCGAGGTCGTGCCGATCGTGCGCGAACGCGCCGACCGCGAGACGGGCGAGTTCACGCGGCGGGTCGAGCCTGCGGTGTGGAACTTCCGGCCCTCGTTCATGAAAGAGGCGAAGCGCCCGCAGTTCAACAGCCGCATCGAGACGGTCGCCACCAACGGGCTGTGGAAGGGCGCGTTCGCGCAGGGCCGATGCATCGTGCCGATGCGCGGCTACTACGAGTGGACGGGTGAGCCGGGCAGCAAGCGCGCGCACTACCTGCACGGGCCGGGCGAGCTGCTCGCGGCCGCGGGCATCTCGACGGCGCGCAGGCTCGACGACGGCAGCTGGCAGGTCTCGACCTCGATCATCACGAGAGAGGCGAAGGATGCCTCGGGCGAGATCCACGACCGCATGCCGGTGTACCTGCCGCTCGACGAGGTCGATCACTACCTCGACCCGGTGAAGCTCGACCCCGGCGCCATGCAGGCGATGGTCGGCTGGCTCCTCGACGTGTCCGACCGGGTCGCGACCACCATCACCGAGTACGAGGTCGATCCGAGGGTGAACAACAGCCGCCGCGTCGACCCGGGCGACCCGACCCTCATCGAGCCGATCGACACCGCCGAGCCGCTCGACGCGGCCGAGTCCCAGACGAAAGGGTGA
- a CDS encoding glycoside hydrolase family 43 protein, with product MTRSTRPGRYRNPILPGCHPDPSICRVGDEFFIVTSTFEYLPGLPIHRSTNLVDWEPIGHVVHREGQLDLAGLPGSKGLYAPTIRHHEGRFFVVCTVVVPAPHQAAPPEGGWPRAGHFLMTADDPAGPWSDPIWFDGLDGIDPSLVFHDGRVWLCGNRLAAPGRWPGQTDIWLRELDPVTFAVIGDEHLIWHGALEGGAWAEGPHLFPRPGGGWMLVAAEGGTDRDHAVCVAYADEITGPYTGDPGNPRLSHRDLGDRAAIANVGHADLVDDADGRTWATVLGTQQLVDDAGRGANGLLGRQTHLVPVDWERGRPLFAPGIGRVHPEMAADGLPDQQPWPTELVDDFDAPELDPAWTGVAVLPASFAALGERASRVRLRATPAGPTDLEPFAFLGRRLPDHRVDATVVLELGGTGRAGLLLRTSERAHLELAVDHNGVAVATLVDEGERSVIGTLTDVPAGPVAVEARIDGLHADLFVADRPLGGVDLSSLATGRTSRFVGTWIGPFAVGDGWADVDRVELRIRR from the coding sequence ATGACTCGATCCACGCGGCCCGGCCGCTACCGCAACCCGATCCTGCCGGGGTGCCACCCCGACCCCAGCATCTGCCGGGTCGGCGACGAGTTCTTCATCGTCACCTCGACGTTCGAGTACCTGCCCGGGCTGCCGATCCACCGCTCGACGAACCTCGTCGACTGGGAGCCGATCGGGCACGTCGTGCACCGCGAGGGGCAGCTCGACCTCGCCGGACTGCCCGGCTCGAAGGGGCTGTACGCGCCGACCATCCGCCACCACGAAGGGCGGTTCTTCGTCGTCTGCACGGTCGTTGTGCCGGCGCCGCACCAGGCCGCACCGCCCGAGGGAGGCTGGCCGCGCGCCGGGCACTTCCTGATGACCGCCGACGACCCGGCCGGCCCCTGGAGCGACCCGATCTGGTTCGACGGACTCGACGGCATCGACCCGTCGCTGGTATTCCACGACGGACGCGTCTGGCTGTGCGGCAACCGGCTCGCCGCGCCGGGGCGCTGGCCCGGGCAGACCGACATCTGGCTGCGTGAGCTCGACCCCGTGACCTTCGCGGTCATCGGCGACGAGCACCTGATCTGGCACGGCGCGCTCGAAGGCGGCGCGTGGGCCGAAGGCCCGCATCTGTTCCCGCGGCCGGGCGGCGGGTGGATGCTCGTGGCCGCCGAGGGCGGCACCGACCGCGACCACGCGGTGTGCGTCGCCTACGCCGACGAGATCACCGGCCCCTACACCGGCGACCCCGGCAACCCCCGGCTGAGCCACCGCGACCTGGGCGACCGCGCGGCGATCGCGAACGTGGGCCATGCCGACCTCGTCGACGACGCCGACGGGCGCACCTGGGCGACCGTGCTCGGGACGCAGCAGCTCGTCGATGATGCCGGGCGCGGTGCGAACGGGCTGCTCGGGCGGCAGACCCACCTCGTGCCCGTCGACTGGGAGCGGGGCCGGCCGCTGTTCGCACCCGGCATCGGGCGGGTGCACCCCGAGATGGCCGCCGACGGCCTGCCCGACCAGCAGCCGTGGCCCACCGAGCTCGTCGACGACTTCGACGCGCCCGAACTCGACCCCGCATGGACCGGCGTCGCGGTGCTGCCCGCGTCCTTCGCCGCGCTCGGCGAACGGGCGAGCCGCGTGCGCCTTCGGGCGACGCCGGCCGGGCCGACCGATCTCGAGCCGTTCGCGTTCCTCGGGCGACGGCTGCCCGACCATCGCGTCGACGCGACCGTCGTGCTCGAACTCGGCGGCACCGGCCGCGCCGGCCTCCTCCTGCGCACCTCCGAGCGTGCGCACCTCGAACTCGCGGTCGACCACAACGGCGTGGCGGTCGCGACCCTCGTCGACGAAGGCGAACGATCGGTGATCGGGACGCTGACCGACGTACCGGCCGGCCCCGTCGCAGTCGAGGCGCGCATCGACGGGTTGCACGCCGACCTGTTCGTCGCCGATCGCCCGCTCGGCGGGGTCGACCTGTCGTCGCTCGCGACCGGGCGCACGAGCCGGTTCGTCGGCACCTGGATCGGCCCGTTCGCCGTGGGCGACGGCTGGGCCGACGTCGACCGGGTGGAGCTGCGCATCCGGCGGTGA
- a CDS encoding collagen-like triple helix repeat-containing protein — MAEDTSDVASGQATAAPVTRTMLLWTAVGVVVLAFVAAFLGALLARGVGDGGSVAAATPTATADADDPGDEDDSDDDSADDEIVEAEVLPAGSDVRAGSGTPSNAYGADGDVFIDITTANLYFFRDGGWTAVGNLRTAAVDHLTGAQGKQGEQGKQGAQGKQGKPGEPGEPGADGTQVVLGSESPGEDDPCEVDGSIFVNTATTGFYLCTDGVWVAA; from the coding sequence ATGGCCGAGGACACGAGCGACGTCGCATCGGGGCAGGCGACCGCCGCACCCGTCACCCGCACCATGCTGCTCTGGACCGCCGTCGGCGTGGTGGTGCTCGCCTTCGTCGCAGCGTTCCTCGGCGCGCTGCTCGCACGCGGGGTGGGCGACGGCGGGTCGGTCGCCGCGGCGACGCCGACGGCCACGGCCGACGCGGATGACCCGGGCGACGAGGACGACTCGGACGACGACTCGGCGGATGACGAGATCGTGGAAGCCGAGGTGCTGCCCGCGGGCTCGGACGTGCGGGCGGGATCGGGCACGCCGAGCAACGCCTACGGCGCCGACGGCGACGTGTTCATCGACATCACCACCGCGAACCTCTACTTCTTCCGCGACGGCGGGTGGACCGCGGTCGGGAATCTGCGCACCGCGGCGGTCGATCACCTCACCGGCGCGCAGGGCAAGCAGGGCGAACAGGGCAAGCAGGGCGCGCAAGGCAAGCAGGGCAAGCCGGGCGAACCCGGCGAACCGGGGGCCGACGGCACGCAGGTGGTGCTCGGCAGCGAGTCGCCGGGCGAGGATGACCCGTGCGAGGTCGACGGCAGCATCTTCGTGAACACCGCCACGACGGGCTTCTACCTCTGCACCGACGGCGTGTGGGTCGCGGCCTGA
- the uxaC gene encoding glucuronate isomerase, with product MTWTLHPDRALPAEPGLRTIAREILDATEHLPIVSMHGHVDARMLADDLPFTDPASLLVTPDHYLVRMLVSQSTAPGAIRDAGVRSNGSLGVGGANARGDDLPETDPREIWRRFCAGWAAFRGTPTRFWLEHVLAEVFEAPVPPSPEASDLLYDHLAERLASPEYRPRALFERFGIERLATTDAATDPLTAHARLADDGWGDRVIPTFRPDDLLEAGRAGWRDRLGELTEASGVDAFGYDGFLAAMRARRDAFVRAGARATDHGHLSADTTRLADADARRRFDLALRGALEPGDAEALTAHLLFEQAAMSADDGLTMQLHPGVLRSHDRGLAARFGTDLGFDIPVRTEFTRALRPVLEAFGHREGFGLIVFTVDETAYSRELAPLAGAYPALRLGAPWWFLDAPDAIRRFREAAVETAGFRNTSGFVDDTRAFCSIPARHDLARRADASYLARLVAEHRLGVDEAIDTAVDLAVRLARESYPVPASAPRADGSTTPAVAR from the coding sequence ATGACCTGGACGCTGCACCCCGACCGGGCGCTGCCCGCCGAACCCGGGCTGCGCACGATCGCGCGCGAGATCCTCGACGCCACCGAGCACCTGCCGATCGTCTCGATGCACGGCCACGTCGACGCACGCATGCTCGCCGACGATCTGCCGTTCACCGATCCCGCATCGCTCCTGGTCACCCCCGACCACTACCTCGTGCGCATGCTGGTGTCGCAGTCGACCGCCCCGGGTGCGATCCGCGATGCGGGCGTGCGGTCGAACGGGTCGCTCGGGGTCGGCGGTGCGAATGCCCGCGGCGACGACCTGCCCGAGACCGATCCGCGCGAGATCTGGCGGCGGTTCTGCGCCGGGTGGGCGGCGTTCCGGGGCACCCCGACCCGGTTCTGGCTCGAGCACGTGCTCGCCGAGGTCTTCGAGGCGCCCGTGCCGCCGTCGCCCGAGGCATCCGATCTGCTCTACGACCACCTCGCCGAGCGGCTCGCGAGCCCCGAGTACCGGCCGCGCGCCCTGTTCGAGCGGTTCGGCATCGAACGCCTCGCCACGACGGATGCCGCGACCGACCCGCTGACCGCGCACGCACGTCTCGCCGACGACGGGTGGGGCGACCGGGTCATCCCGACGTTCCGACCCGACGACCTGCTCGAAGCGGGCCGGGCCGGCTGGCGCGACCGCCTCGGCGAGCTGACCGAGGCGTCGGGCGTCGATGCGTTCGGGTACGACGGGTTCCTCGCCGCGATGCGGGCGCGCCGTGACGCGTTCGTCCGCGCCGGCGCCCGGGCGACCGACCATGGGCACCTGAGCGCCGACACCACGCGGCTGGCCGACGCCGACGCGCGCCGCCGCTTCGATCTCGCGCTGCGCGGCGCGCTCGAGCCCGGCGACGCCGAGGCGCTGACCGCCCACCTGCTGTTCGAGCAGGCCGCGATGTCGGCCGATGACGGGTTGACGATGCAACTGCACCCCGGGGTGCTGCGCAGCCACGACCGCGGCCTCGCGGCCCGGTTCGGCACCGACCTGGGCTTCGACATCCCCGTGCGCACCGAGTTCACCCGCGCACTGCGCCCGGTGCTCGAGGCGTTCGGGCACCGCGAGGGATTCGGGCTCATCGTGTTCACCGTCGACGAGACGGCCTACTCGCGCGAGCTCGCGCCGCTCGCCGGTGCCTACCCGGCGCTGCGGCTCGGCGCGCCCTGGTGGTTCCTCGACGCACCCGACGCGATCCGCCGGTTCCGCGAGGCCGCGGTCGAGACGGCGGGCTTCCGCAACACCAGCGGGTTCGTCGACGACACACGCGCGTTCTGCTCGATTCCGGCGCGCCACGACCTGGCCAGGCGAGCGGATGCCTCGTACCTCGCGCGGCTCGTCGCCGAGCACCGGCTCGGGGTCGACGAGGCGATCGACACCGCGGTCGACCTCGCGGTGCGGCTCGCCCGCGAGAGCTACCCGGTGCCGGCGAGCGCGCCACGCGCCGACGGGTCGACGACTCCGGCGGTCGCGCGATGA
- a CDS encoding LacI family DNA-binding transcriptional regulator: protein MVTVHDVAARSGVSIATVSRTIRAPHRVTESTRDRVLEAIRELGYRPNRAAAGLRGGRTGTIALVVPDIDNPYFSSLTKGAQASSRARGYGLVVVDTTELAQVELDEIEAVAPQIDGLILVSSRLDEAALAEVAAEHRCVLVNRTLEGQDETTPTVTVDEGAAARAAVEHLAELGHRQVAYVGGPARSWSQTRRLRGIRDAAAVIDGFAVTDLGAFEPTAQGGRAAAQAALDSGATAVIAYNDLAAMGLLARWAELGVRVPDDVSLVGFDNTYVAELSAPHLTSVGADLREVGETAVELLMERIDGAAAATPAHGVHRELGAQLWVRGSTGAPRA, encoded by the coding sequence TTGGTCACCGTTCACGATGTCGCCGCCCGTTCGGGCGTGTCCATCGCCACCGTGTCGCGCACGATCCGTGCGCCGCACCGGGTCACCGAGTCCACTCGGGATCGGGTGCTCGAGGCGATCCGCGAACTGGGGTACCGCCCCAACCGGGCGGCGGCCGGCCTGCGCGGCGGGCGCACCGGCACCATCGCGCTGGTCGTGCCCGACATCGACAACCCGTACTTCTCGTCGCTGACGAAGGGGGCGCAGGCGAGTTCGCGCGCCCGTGGCTACGGACTCGTCGTCGTCGACACCACCGAGCTCGCCCAGGTCGAGCTCGACGAGATCGAGGCGGTCGCGCCGCAGATCGACGGGCTCATCCTGGTGTCGTCGCGACTCGACGAGGCGGCGCTCGCCGAGGTCGCCGCCGAGCATCGGTGCGTGCTCGTGAACCGCACCCTCGAAGGGCAGGATGAGACGACCCCCACGGTCACGGTCGACGAGGGTGCCGCGGCCCGCGCCGCGGTCGAGCATCTCGCCGAGCTCGGGCACCGGCAGGTGGCGTACGTCGGCGGTCCGGCCCGCTCGTGGTCGCAGACCCGCCGGTTGCGGGGCATCCGCGATGCCGCCGCCGTGATCGACGGGTTCGCGGTCACCGATCTCGGCGCCTTCGAGCCGACCGCGCAGGGCGGTCGCGCGGCCGCGCAGGCCGCGCTCGATTCGGGTGCGACGGCGGTGATCGCCTACAACGACCTGGCCGCGATGGGCCTGCTCGCACGGTGGGCCGAACTCGGCGTGCGCGTGCCCGACGATGTGAGCCTGGTCGGCTTCGACAACACGTACGTGGCCGAGCTGTCGGCGCCGCACCTCACGAGCGTCGGCGCCGATCTGCGCGAGGTCGGCGAGACCGCGGTCGAGCTGCTCATGGAGCGGATCGACGGCGCAGCCGCGGCGACGCCCGCGCACGGGGTGCACCGCGAACTCGGCGCGCAGCTCTGGGTGCGCGGGTCGACCGGTGCGCCGCGGGCGTGA
- a CDS encoding heavy-metal-associated domain-containing protein translates to MHDLGLTAKQSSDHGCACCAPATSGSASASGGAAASGGAASSATDAAPHAPVAEFGVAGMTCSHCVGAVTGELTALDGVTDVSIDLVAGGVSRVRVSGERPLTSQEIAAAVDEAGYDLADLPV, encoded by the coding sequence GTGCACGATCTCGGCCTCACCGCGAAGCAGTCCTCCGACCACGGCTGCGCCTGCTGCGCGCCCGCGACGAGCGGCAGCGCATCGGCAAGCGGCGGCGCGGCAGCAAGCGGCGGCGCGGCATCGAGCGCCACGGATGCCGCGCCCCACGCGCCCGTCGCCGAGTTCGGCGTCGCCGGCATGACCTGCTCGCACTGCGTCGGCGCCGTCACGGGCGAGCTCACCGCCCTCGACGGCGTGACCGACGTGTCGATCGACCTCGTCGCCGGGGGCGTCTCGCGCGTCCGGGTCAGCGGCGAGCGTCCGCTCACCTCCCAGGAGATCGCAGCGGCCGTCGACGAGGCCGGCTACGACCTGGCCGACCTGCCCGTCTGA
- a CDS encoding MmcQ/YjbR family DNA-binding protein, with product MATLDEVRRSAMSLPGVEEGELHPPSGAIAWRVRGKLVVWERPLRKADFEALGDAAPDGVILGARVPDEAVKFAWAKTEPDVFFTTPHFDGYATVLVKLDAIDADRLDELIELSWRTVAPKTLVAELDRGAGEEPG from the coding sequence ATGGCGACGCTCGACGAGGTGCGCAGGTCGGCGATGTCGCTGCCGGGCGTCGAAGAAGGCGAACTGCACCCGCCGTCGGGGGCGATCGCGTGGCGGGTGCGCGGCAAGCTCGTCGTCTGGGAGCGGCCGCTGCGCAAGGCCGACTTCGAGGCGCTCGGCGATGCGGCGCCCGACGGGGTCATCCTCGGCGCGCGGGTGCCCGACGAGGCGGTGAAGTTCGCGTGGGCGAAGACCGAGCCCGACGTCTTCTTCACCACGCCGCACTTCGACGGGTACGCGACCGTGCTGGTGAAGCTCGACGCGATCGATGCCGACCGGCTCGACGAGCTGATCGAACTGTCGTGGCGCACGGTCGCGCCGAAGACGCTCGTCGCCGAACTCGATCGCGGCGCCGGCGAGGAGCCCGGTTAG
- a CDS encoding diacylglycerol/lipid kinase family protein gives MPSTDAVHAAVVFHPVKTPLERLRAAVEAHEQGHGWGPSQWFETSADDSGRAATEAALGTDPAVVIVAGGDGTVRAAAEVLAEGATPLALVPAGTGNLLARNLGLPLNDLDRAVGAAFDGTARSIDVAVADLEDESGARTRAIFVVMAGIGLDAEMAERTSAAAKRRLGWLAYVQPIARSIIANRLFHLQFRVDEGHARSARAHTVIVGNCGTLTGNLLLIPDATPDDGLLDVVMLRPKGRFGWARIGTRLTAQGIARRSRFGRRMLEFAPDLEALVYAQGRRFEVRFETPHGVELDGDSFGPIVRARITVRPGALRIRVGGDPA, from the coding sequence ATGCCCTCGACCGACGCGGTGCATGCGGCGGTCGTCTTCCACCCGGTGAAGACGCCGCTCGAGCGGCTGCGCGCCGCGGTCGAGGCGCATGAGCAGGGTCACGGCTGGGGTCCGTCGCAGTGGTTCGAGACGAGCGCCGACGACTCGGGGCGGGCGGCGACCGAGGCGGCGCTCGGCACCGACCCCGCGGTCGTCATCGTGGCCGGCGGCGACGGAACCGTCCGTGCCGCCGCGGAAGTCCTGGCCGAGGGCGCGACGCCGCTGGCGCTGGTGCCGGCCGGCACGGGCAACCTGCTGGCCCGCAACCTCGGACTGCCGTTGAACGATCTGGACCGCGCCGTGGGCGCGGCGTTCGACGGCACGGCGCGGTCGATCGACGTCGCGGTCGCCGACCTCGAGGACGAATCCGGCGCCCGCACCCGCGCGATCTTCGTCGTGATGGCCGGCATCGGACTCGATGCCGAGATGGCCGAGCGCACGAGCGCCGCCGCCAAGCGACGACTCGGTTGGCTCGCCTATGTGCAGCCGATCGCGCGATCGATCATCGCGAACCGGCTGTTCCATCTGCAGTTCCGCGTCGACGAGGGGCACGCCAGGTCGGCGCGCGCCCACACGGTCATCGTCGGCAACTGCGGGACGCTCACCGGCAATCTGCTGCTCATCCCCGACGCGACGCCCGACGACGGGTTGCTCGACGTGGTGATGCTGCGCCCCAAGGGCAGGTTCGGATGGGCGCGGATCGGCACCCGCCTCACCGCTCAGGGCATCGCGCGCCGGTCGCGGTTCGGCCGGCGGATGCTGGAGTTCGCACCCGACCTGGAGGCGCTGGTCTATGCCCAGGGCCGCCGCTTCGAGGTGCGATTCGAGACGCCGCACGGGGTCGAACTCGACGGCGACAGCTTCGGTCCGATCGTGCGGGCGCGCATCACCGTGCGCCCGGGGGCGCTGCGGATCCGCGTCGGCGGCGACCCGGCCTGA
- a CDS encoding DUF6766 family protein, whose protein sequence is MRLKQHTLSIFFGGIFVLALIGQSFAGLSVFNDEQLAHGASTVGWLDFVTSSDFVVDVAENWQSEYLQFFLFILATIWLVQKGSPESKKPGEEGVGSDEEQLVGAHARPDSPKWAKVGGFRTWLYSNSLLLTMGAIFVLSWLVQLLAGTTVFNADQALHGQPPLTVAEYLVNADFWNRTLQNWQSEFLAVGSMVALSIVLRQRGSSESKPVGAPHDESAVEG, encoded by the coding sequence ATGCGGCTCAAGCAGCACACGCTCAGCATCTTCTTCGGCGGCATCTTCGTGCTCGCGCTCATCGGGCAGTCCTTCGCCGGGCTGTCGGTCTTCAACGACGAGCAGCTCGCGCACGGGGCGTCGACGGTCGGCTGGCTCGATTTCGTGACGTCGTCGGACTTCGTCGTCGACGTCGCCGAGAACTGGCAGTCGGAGTACCTGCAGTTCTTCCTGTTCATCCTCGCCACCATCTGGCTCGTGCAGAAGGGTTCGCCCGAGTCGAAGAAGCCCGGCGAGGAGGGGGTCGGCAGCGACGAGGAGCAGCTCGTCGGCGCGCACGCTCGCCCCGACTCGCCGAAGTGGGCGAAGGTCGGCGGATTCCGCACCTGGCTGTACAGCAACTCGCTGCTGCTCACGATGGGCGCGATCTTCGTGCTGTCGTGGCTCGTGCAGCTGCTCGCCGGCACGACCGTCTTCAACGCCGATCAGGCACTGCACGGGCAGCCGCCGCTCACCGTCGCCGAGTACCTGGTGAACGCCGACTTCTGGAACCGCACCCTGCAGAACTGGCAGTCGGAGTTCCTCGCGGTCGGCAGCATGGTCGCCCTGTCGATCGTGCTGCGCCAGCGCGGCAGCTCGGAGTCGAAACCGGTCGGCGCTCCGCACGATGAGAGCGCCGTCGAGGGGTGA